One window from the genome of Microbacterium sulfonylureivorans encodes:
- the secG gene encoding preprotein translocase subunit SecG: MQILEFVLQVLLGITSLLLTLLILLHKGRGGGLSDMFGGGMTSALGSSGLAERNLNRFTVILALTWFVAIVALGLITKFQSL, translated from the coding sequence GTGCAGATCCTCGAGTTCGTCCTGCAGGTGCTCCTCGGTATCACGAGCCTCCTGCTGACCCTCCTCATCCTGCTCCACAAGGGGCGCGGCGGCGGCTTGTCCGACATGTTCGGCGGCGGCATGACGTCCGCGCTGGGCTCGTCCGGTCTTGCTGAGCGCAACCTCAACCGCTTCACGGTGATCCTCGCCCTGACGTGGTTCGTCGCGATCGTGGCGCTCGGACTGATCACGAAGTTCCAGAGCCTCTGA
- the tpiA gene encoding triose-phosphate isomerase, producing the protein MGSATTSQKPRTPLIAGNWKMNLDHLQAVAFVQKLHWTLKDAKHEDGSVEVAVFPPFTDLRTVQTLLDADKIPFALGAQDISSHDSGAYTGEVSGAFLAKLDNRYVIIGHSERREYHHEGDDIVAAKVQAALRHGLVPVICVGETAEDLEKYGASAVPVGQLQVALEGVKADADIVVAYEPVWAIGSGQAATPDQAQDVCAKLRGVIAEKLGEDAAARTRVLYGGSVKSANIASFMREPDVDGALVGGASLVADEFAAIIRYQKHVGV; encoded by the coding sequence GTGGGATCCGCGACGACTTCTCAGAAGCCGAGGACCCCGCTCATCGCCGGCAACTGGAAGATGAACCTCGACCACCTGCAGGCGGTCGCGTTCGTCCAGAAGCTGCACTGGACGCTCAAGGACGCCAAGCACGAGGACGGCTCGGTCGAGGTGGCGGTCTTCCCGCCCTTCACCGACCTCCGCACCGTGCAGACGCTCCTCGACGCCGACAAGATCCCGTTCGCGCTCGGCGCTCAGGACATCTCGTCGCACGACTCGGGCGCCTACACGGGTGAGGTGTCGGGCGCGTTCCTCGCGAAGCTCGACAACCGCTACGTGATCATCGGCCACTCCGAGCGTCGCGAGTACCACCACGAAGGCGACGACATCGTCGCCGCGAAGGTGCAGGCGGCGCTGAGGCACGGGCTCGTTCCGGTGATCTGCGTGGGCGAGACCGCGGAGGACCTCGAGAAGTACGGCGCCAGCGCCGTGCCGGTGGGGCAGCTCCAGGTCGCTCTCGAGGGCGTGAAGGCCGACGCCGACATCGTCGTGGCCTACGAGCCCGTCTGGGCGATCGGCTCCGGCCAGGCGGCGACGCCCGACCAGGCGCAGGACGTGTGCGCCAAGCTCCGGGGCGTCATCGCCGAGAAGCTGGGGGAGGATGCCGCGGCCCGCACGCGCGTTCTGTACGGCGGATCGGTGAAGTCGGCGAACATCGCGAGCTTCATGCGCGAGCCGGATGTGGACGGCGCGCTGGTCGGCGGGGCGAGCCTCGTCGCCGACGAGTTCGCCGCGATCATCCGATACCAGAAGCACGTCGGCGTCTGA
- a CDS encoding phosphoglycerate kinase — protein MALRTLDSLGSLAGKRVIVRCDLNVPLKDAVIADDGRVRASLPTLNALINQGARLVVCSHLGRPEGAPDAKYSLAPVAQRLSELLGKPVAFARDTVGESAHEAVAALEDGDVAVIENLRFNPGETAKDEGERRAFAEQLAGLGDALVSDGFGVVHRKQASVYELAELLPSAAGHLIATELDVLDRLTENPERPYTVVLGGSKVSDKLGVISHLLPRVDRLLVGGGMLFTFLAAQGHKVGSSLLEADQLDTVREYMRRAEESGVELVLPTDVVVASKFGADAEHVVTRADQIEETPFGASGLGLDIGPETAARFADLVRDSKTVFWNGPMGVFELAPFAAGTKAVAKALTEVDGLSVVGGGDSAAAVRQLGFADDEFGHISTGGGASLEFLEGKKLPGLEVLGWQ, from the coding sequence ATGGCTCTGCGCACCCTCGATTCGCTGGGTTCGCTCGCAGGCAAGCGCGTCATCGTCCGCTGTGACCTCAACGTTCCTCTCAAGGACGCGGTCATTGCGGACGATGGCCGTGTGCGGGCATCCCTTCCCACGCTCAACGCCCTGATCAACCAGGGCGCACGGCTCGTCGTCTGCTCGCATCTGGGTCGCCCCGAGGGCGCGCCCGACGCGAAGTACAGCCTCGCGCCGGTCGCCCAGCGGCTGTCCGAGCTCCTCGGCAAGCCCGTCGCGTTCGCGCGCGACACCGTCGGCGAGTCCGCTCACGAGGCCGTCGCGGCTCTCGAGGACGGCGACGTCGCGGTGATCGAGAACCTCCGGTTCAACCCGGGCGAGACCGCGAAGGACGAGGGGGAGCGCCGGGCGTTCGCCGAGCAGCTCGCCGGACTCGGCGACGCGCTCGTCTCCGACGGGTTCGGCGTCGTCCACCGCAAGCAGGCGTCGGTGTACGAGCTCGCCGAGCTCCTGCCGTCCGCTGCCGGGCACCTGATCGCCACCGAGCTCGACGTGCTCGACCGGCTCACCGAGAACCCCGAGCGGCCGTACACGGTCGTGCTCGGCGGCTCGAAGGTGAGCGACAAGCTCGGTGTGATCTCGCACCTGCTTCCGCGCGTCGACAGGCTGCTCGTCGGCGGCGGCATGCTCTTCACCTTCCTCGCGGCCCAGGGCCACAAGGTCGGGTCGAGCCTGCTCGAGGCCGACCAGCTCGACACCGTCCGCGAGTACATGCGCCGTGCCGAGGAGTCGGGCGTCGAGCTCGTGCTCCCGACCGACGTCGTGGTGGCGTCGAAGTTCGGCGCCGATGCGGAGCACGTGGTGACCCGCGCCGACCAGATCGAGGAGACGCCGTTCGGGGCATCCGGTCTCGGTCTCGACATCGGTCCCGAGACGGCCGCGCGATTCGCCGACCTCGTCCGCGATTCGAAGACGGTGTTCTGGAACGGCCCGATGGGCGTGTTCGAGCTCGCGCCGTTCGCCGCGGGCACGAAGGCGGTCGCGAAGGCGCTCACCGAAGTCGACGGACTCTCCGTCGTGGGCGGCGGCGACTCCGCCGCCGCCGTTCGTCAGCTGGGCTTCGCCGACGACGAATTCGGCCACATCTCGACGGGCGGGGGCGCCAGCCTCGAGTTCCTCGAGGGCAAGAAGCTCCCCGGACTGGAGGTCCTCGGATGGCAGTAG
- the gap gene encoding type I glyceraldehyde-3-phosphate dehydrogenase, whose protein sequence is MAVKIGINGFGRIGRNYLRAALAQGADLEIVAVNDLTDNKSLAHLLKYDSVGGVLSEDVSYDEESITIGGKTIKVFEERDPANLPWGELGVDIVIESTGRFTKAEDAKKHIAGGAKKVLISAPATGDDVTIVMGVNEGDYNPETDVIISNASCTTNCLAPLAKVFNDAFGIERGFMMTAHAYTADQNLQDGPHSDLRRARGAAINIVPASTGAAKAIGHVLPELNGKLSGSSYRVPVPTGSIVDLTIVTPTEGLTADQVNAVYKAAAAEGRLAGYLEYTEDPIVSSDIQGNPHSSIFDSELTNVSGNLVKVSAWYDNEWGYSNRLVDLTEYVAERL, encoded by the coding sequence GTGGCTGTCAAGATCGGCATCAACGGCTTCGGCCGCATCGGACGCAACTACCTTCGCGCGGCCCTCGCGCAGGGAGCAGACCTCGAAATCGTGGCGGTGAACGACCTCACCGACAACAAGTCGCTCGCGCACCTGCTCAAGTACGACTCCGTGGGCGGTGTGCTGTCGGAGGACGTCTCGTACGACGAGGAGTCCATCACCATCGGCGGCAAGACGATCAAGGTCTTCGAGGAGCGCGACCCCGCCAACCTCCCGTGGGGCGAGCTGGGCGTCGACATCGTGATCGAGTCGACCGGTCGCTTCACCAAGGCCGAGGACGCCAAGAAGCACATCGCCGGCGGCGCCAAGAAGGTCCTCATCTCGGCTCCCGCGACGGGCGACGACGTCACCATCGTCATGGGCGTCAATGAGGGCGACTACAACCCCGAGACCGACGTCATCATCTCCAACGCCTCGTGCACCACGAACTGCCTCGCGCCGCTCGCGAAGGTGTTCAACGACGCGTTCGGCATCGAGCGCGGCTTCATGATGACCGCGCACGCCTACACGGCCGACCAGAACCTCCAGGACGGCCCGCACAGTGACCTGCGCCGTGCGCGCGGTGCCGCGATCAACATCGTCCCCGCCTCGACCGGTGCCGCGAAGGCCATCGGTCACGTCCTGCCCGAGCTCAACGGCAAGCTGAGCGGCTCGTCGTACCGGGTCCCCGTGCCCACCGGATCGATCGTCGACCTCACCATCGTGACGCCGACCGAGGGCCTCACGGCCGACCAGGTCAACGCCGTGTACAAGGCCGCCGCAGCCGAGGGGCGCCTCGCCGGCTACCTGGAGTACACCGAGGACCCGATCGTCTCGAGCGACATCCAGGGCAACCCGCACTCGTCGATCTTCGACTCGGAGCTGACCAACGTCAGCGGCAACCTCGTCAAGGTCTCGGCCTGGTACGACAACGAGTGGGGCTACTCCAACCGCCTCGTCGACCTCACCGAGTACGTGGCCGAGCGCCTCTAA
- a CDS encoding superoxide dismutase, with protein MAKYTLPDLPYDFAALEPHISGKIMQLHHDKHHQAYVTGANTALDQLAEAREKGDLANVNKLEKDLAFNLGGHVNHSIFWTNLSPEGGGEPEGELRAAIDEFFGGFDKFQAHFTAAATGIQGSGWAVLSWDVLGEQLIIQQLFDQQSNTAQGTIPVFQLDMWEHAFYLDYLNVKADYVKAVWNIANWQNVAQRLDAAREKTSGLLVLS; from the coding sequence ATGGCGAAGTACACCTTGCCCGACCTCCCCTACGACTTCGCGGCGCTCGAGCCGCACATCAGCGGCAAGATCATGCAGCTGCACCACGACAAGCACCATCAGGCATACGTCACGGGCGCGAACACCGCTCTGGACCAGCTGGCCGAGGCCCGTGAGAAGGGCGATCTCGCGAACGTCAACAAGCTCGAGAAGGACCTCGCTTTCAACCTCGGCGGTCACGTCAACCACTCCATCTTCTGGACGAATCTGTCCCCTGAGGGCGGTGGCGAGCCCGAGGGCGAGCTGCGTGCCGCGATCGACGAGTTCTTCGGCGGCTTCGACAAGTTCCAGGCGCACTTCACTGCCGCCGCGACCGGCATCCAGGGGTCCGGCTGGGCCGTCCTGAGCTGGGACGTGCTGGGCGAGCAGCTCATCATCCAGCAGCTCTTCGACCAGCAGAGCAACACGGCGCAGGGGACGATCCCCGTCTTCCAGCTCGACATGTGGGAGCACGCGTTCTACCTCGACTACCTCAACGTCAAGGCCGACTACGTCAAGGCCGTGTGGAACATCGCCAACTGGCAGAACGTGGCGCAGCGCCTCGACGCCGCCCGCGAGAAGACCTCGGGCCTGCTGGTACTGTCATAG
- a CDS encoding PhzF family phenazine biosynthesis protein: MTQPAVQRWAAFTNDPAGGNPAGVVTGADELDPAEMQRIAADVGYAETAFVTGTGRSRGIRYYSPVAEVPFCGHATIASAVALATELGDGVFSFSTPVGPVDIVTRTDAAGRSAAFTSVEPWVRFLPDASLDAVLDLIGLTRDDLDPRHPPRLSFAGNAHPLLVLADRSAFDAFVFDPDRARALMDAESWPATIIVLHELDGGRWEARNIFPVGRIVEDPATGAAAAATGGYLRATDAVDTPARIVIEQGRHVGRPGLLTVDIPVAGGITVSGTAVPID, encoded by the coding sequence ATGACGCAACCGGCGGTGCAGCGATGGGCGGCCTTCACGAACGACCCCGCGGGCGGGAATCCCGCGGGCGTCGTGACCGGCGCCGACGAACTCGACCCCGCCGAGATGCAGCGCATCGCCGCCGACGTCGGGTACGCCGAGACGGCGTTCGTGACCGGCACCGGGCGGAGCCGCGGCATCCGCTACTACTCGCCTGTCGCCGAGGTGCCGTTCTGCGGGCATGCGACGATCGCGTCGGCCGTCGCGCTGGCGACGGAGCTCGGCGACGGGGTGTTCTCGTTCTCCACACCGGTCGGTCCGGTGGACATCGTCACCCGGACCGACGCGGCAGGACGGTCGGCCGCGTTCACGAGCGTGGAGCCCTGGGTCCGCTTCCTTCCCGACGCCTCGCTCGACGCGGTGCTCGACCTGATCGGGCTCACGCGCGACGACCTCGACCCCCGGCATCCGCCCCGTCTCTCCTTCGCCGGCAACGCTCACCCGCTGCTGGTCCTCGCCGACCGCAGCGCCTTCGATGCGTTCGTATTCGATCCGGACCGTGCCCGCGCCCTGATGGACGCGGAGTCCTGGCCCGCCACGATCATCGTGCTGCACGAGCTCGACGGCGGACGCTGGGAGGCCCGCAACATCTTCCCTGTGGGGAGGATCGTCGAAGACCCGGCGACGGGCGCGGCGGCGGCGGCGACCGGCGGCTATCTGCGCGCGACCGATGCCGTCGACACTCCGGCTCGCATCGTGATCGAGCAGGGGCGCCACGTCGGGAGACCGGGCCTTCTCACGGTCGACATCCCCGTGGCCGGAGGCATCACCGTCTCGGGCACCGCGGTGCCGATCGACTGA
- the whiA gene encoding DNA-binding protein WhiA, whose product MSLTADVKAELITVRDPRPTARVAELTSLLRFSGGLHSIANRVAVEAELDSDILARRTARDLVELYGVRPELVHVQGSGARGGSHYAVRVIDGGETLARQTGLLDQRRRPVRGLPNKLTTGSRGDLAAVWRGAFLAAGSLSEPGRSAALEITCPSPEAAMALVGAAHRLGIPGKAREVRGVPRVVVREGEAIRAALAAMGAERAAAEWDQLRQRREVRAGVNRLVNFDDANLRRSAQAAVAACARVERALEILGDEVPDHLREAGDLRLAHRDASLDELGHHADPPLTKDAVAGRIRRLLAMADKKADAEGLPGTESAVPAGIED is encoded by the coding sequence GTGTCGTTGACCGCTGACGTGAAGGCCGAGCTGATCACCGTGCGAGACCCGCGCCCCACGGCCCGGGTGGCCGAGCTCACCTCTCTGCTGCGGTTCTCCGGCGGCCTGCACTCGATCGCGAACCGCGTCGCCGTCGAGGCCGAGCTCGACTCCGACATCCTCGCCCGCCGCACCGCGCGAGACCTGGTCGAGCTGTACGGCGTGCGTCCGGAGCTCGTCCACGTGCAGGGCTCCGGCGCCCGCGGCGGCAGCCACTACGCCGTGCGCGTGATCGACGGCGGAGAGACGCTCGCCCGGCAGACCGGCCTCCTCGACCAGCGCCGCCGGCCCGTGCGGGGGCTGCCCAACAAGCTCACGACGGGGTCGCGCGGCGACCTCGCCGCCGTGTGGCGCGGGGCGTTCCTCGCCGCGGGCTCCCTGTCGGAGCCGGGCCGCTCCGCAGCGCTCGAGATCACCTGTCCGTCGCCCGAGGCCGCCATGGCGCTCGTCGGCGCGGCCCACCGGCTGGGCATTCCCGGCAAGGCCCGTGAAGTCCGCGGGGTTCCCCGTGTCGTCGTGCGCGAGGGCGAGGCCATTCGCGCGGCACTGGCCGCCATGGGCGCGGAGCGGGCCGCGGCCGAGTGGGACCAGCTGCGCCAGCGTCGTGAGGTCCGGGCGGGCGTGAACCGCCTCGTCAACTTCGACGACGCCAACCTGCGCCGGTCGGCTCAGGCTGCGGTGGCTGCGTGCGCCCGGGTGGAGCGGGCGCTCGAGATCCTCGGCGACGAGGTGCCCGACCACCTCCGAGAGGCCGGCGATCTGCGCCTCGCGCATCGCGACGCCAGCCTCGACGAGCTCGGCCATCACGCCGACCCGCCGCTCACCAAGGACGCCGTCGCAGGCCGCATCCGGCGCCTCCTCGCGATGGCGGACAAGAAGGCCGACGCCGAGGGCCTGCCGGGGACCGAGTCCGCCGTGCCGGCGGGCATCGAGGACTGA
- the rapZ gene encoding RNase adapter RapZ, protein MSEAARRETGEVLVVTGMSGAGRSTAANALEDLGWYVVDNLPPQMLKPLLDLTELAAGVLPRVAVVVDVRGRDLFSELPEAMRALRERRQIRLMFLDASDEVLVRRFEAVRRPHPLQDDGTILDGIRLERERLTGMRESADVIIDTSTYNIHQLATQVNDLFTEADAARHTLTILSFGFKYGLPPDADLVADMRFLPNPFWNEELRPLTGEDPAVRDFVLGQPGAEEFIAAYATALRPVLEGYQRENKRHSVVAVGCTGGKHRSVATARELAERLAAVPGVAVRVKHRDLGRE, encoded by the coding sequence ATGAGCGAGGCAGCGCGCCGAGAGACAGGCGAGGTCCTGGTCGTGACGGGCATGTCCGGCGCGGGCAGGTCCACCGCCGCCAACGCGCTGGAGGACCTCGGCTGGTACGTCGTCGACAACCTCCCGCCGCAGATGCTGAAGCCGCTGCTCGATCTCACCGAGCTCGCGGCGGGCGTGCTGCCGCGGGTGGCGGTCGTCGTCGACGTCCGCGGTCGCGACCTGTTCTCCGAGCTTCCCGAGGCCATGCGCGCACTGCGCGAACGGCGCCAGATCCGTCTGATGTTCCTGGATGCCTCCGACGAGGTGCTGGTGCGACGGTTCGAGGCGGTCCGCCGACCGCATCCGCTCCAGGACGACGGCACGATCCTCGACGGAATCCGCCTCGAGCGGGAGCGGCTGACCGGGATGCGCGAGAGCGCCGATGTCATCATCGACACGTCGACGTACAACATCCATCAGCTGGCGACCCAGGTCAACGACCTGTTCACCGAAGCGGATGCCGCGCGCCACACGCTCACGATCCTGAGCTTCGGGTTCAAGTACGGCCTGCCGCCCGACGCGGACCTCGTCGCCGACATGCGCTTCCTGCCCAATCCGTTCTGGAACGAGGAGCTCCGTCCGCTGACCGGCGAGGACCCGGCCGTGCGCGATTTCGTCCTCGGGCAGCCCGGCGCCGAGGAGTTCATCGCGGCCTACGCGACGGCACTCCGCCCCGTGCTCGAGGGGTACCAGCGGGAGAACAAGCGGCATTCGGTGGTCGCGGTGGGCTGCACCGGCGGCAAGCACCGCTCGGTCGCGACGGCCCGCGAGCTCGCCGAGCGGCTGGCTGCCGTGCCCGGAGTCGCGGTGCGCGTGAAGCACCGCGACCTCGGTCGCGAGTGA
- the uvrC gene encoding excinuclease ABC subunit UvrC, translated as MARSAPTVAYKPKPGEIPTNPGVYRFRDRDGRVLYVGKAKNLRARLSNYFAPLHTLHERTRRMVTTAASVEWTVVASDVDSLQLEYMWIKEFDPPFNVRYKDDKSYPFMAITLGDEAPRVIVTRNRRIPGAKYFGPYPKVWAVHDTIDLMIKVFPIRTCSDSSYKKAMASGRPCFPGQIGRCGGPCSMKVSIEEHRAIVEDFVSFMSGGDQRFTRELTARMREASAAMDYEAAAVYRDRLSSIDAVLSKSALVLAADTDADLFGIAEDELAATVQHFVIRGGRVRGVRATTIEKELDITGGDLVDQVLQRTYGNAAGADIPRQVLVPVMPEDAGDLEEWLRERRGKAVTIQIAQRGRKSELMKTASLNAQQALMLHKTRRTSDYVARTQALTDLQEALDLAEAPLRIECFDVSHLGGTNVVASMVVFEDGLPRKDQYRSFGVPETTDDTDSLYQVLRRRLAYLDRPEENEPERVEPTADGEVVTERKRARFAYRPQLLVVDGGKPQVEAAARALRDAGHQEIALCGIAKRLEEVWLPGEEFPVILPRTSESLYLLQRLRDEAHRFAITHQRRRRRRDIQSVLAEVPGLGDARIKALLRHFGSVSALKKATPDEIAELPGVGPKLAAAIHAHLSGG; from the coding sequence ATGGCCCGCTCCGCACCCACGGTCGCCTACAAGCCGAAGCCGGGGGAGATCCCGACCAACCCCGGCGTGTACCGATTCCGCGACCGGGACGGCCGCGTGCTCTACGTCGGCAAGGCGAAGAACCTCCGCGCCCGACTGTCGAACTACTTCGCCCCGCTTCACACGCTCCACGAGCGCACGCGCCGCATGGTCACGACGGCGGCGTCGGTCGAGTGGACCGTCGTGGCGAGCGACGTGGACTCGCTGCAGCTGGAGTACATGTGGATCAAGGAGTTCGATCCGCCCTTCAACGTGCGCTACAAGGACGACAAGTCCTACCCGTTCATGGCGATCACTCTGGGTGACGAGGCGCCGCGCGTGATCGTCACGCGAAACCGTCGCATTCCGGGGGCGAAGTACTTCGGCCCCTATCCGAAGGTGTGGGCCGTCCACGACACGATCGACCTCATGATCAAGGTCTTCCCGATCCGCACGTGCAGCGACTCGTCCTACAAGAAGGCGATGGCGTCCGGCCGGCCATGCTTCCCCGGGCAGATCGGGCGCTGCGGCGGCCCCTGCTCGATGAAGGTGTCGATCGAGGAGCACCGGGCGATCGTCGAGGACTTCGTGTCCTTCATGTCGGGCGGCGATCAGCGGTTCACGAGAGAGCTCACCGCCCGGATGCGCGAGGCATCCGCCGCCATGGACTATGAGGCCGCCGCCGTCTACCGCGACCGCCTCAGCTCGATCGACGCGGTCCTCAGCAAGAGCGCTCTCGTGCTGGCGGCCGACACCGACGCCGACCTCTTCGGGATCGCCGAGGACGAACTGGCCGCCACGGTGCAGCACTTCGTCATCCGCGGCGGCCGGGTGCGCGGAGTCCGCGCGACGACGATCGAGAAGGAGCTCGACATCACCGGCGGCGATCTCGTCGACCAGGTGCTGCAGCGCACGTACGGCAACGCGGCGGGTGCCGACATCCCGCGACAGGTGCTCGTGCCGGTCATGCCGGAGGATGCGGGTGATCTCGAGGAGTGGCTCCGCGAGCGCCGGGGCAAGGCCGTGACGATCCAGATCGCCCAGCGGGGGCGGAAGTCCGAGCTCATGAAGACGGCGTCGCTCAACGCGCAGCAGGCGCTCATGCTGCACAAGACGCGTCGCACCAGCGATTACGTCGCGCGCACCCAGGCGCTCACAGATCTGCAGGAGGCGCTCGATCTCGCCGAGGCACCCCTGCGCATCGAGTGCTTCGATGTCTCGCACCTCGGCGGCACCAACGTCGTGGCGTCGATGGTCGTCTTCGAGGACGGTCTTCCGCGCAAGGACCAGTACCGCTCCTTCGGCGTGCCGGAGACCACGGACGACACCGACTCGCTGTACCAGGTGCTGCGCCGGCGTCTCGCCTATCTCGACCGGCCCGAGGAGAACGAGCCGGAGCGGGTGGAGCCGACGGCCGACGGCGAGGTGGTGACCGAGCGCAAGCGCGCGCGCTTCGCGTACCGTCCCCAGCTTCTCGTCGTCGACGGCGGAAAGCCCCAGGTCGAGGCCGCGGCGCGTGCACTGCGTGACGCGGGGCACCAGGAGATCGCCCTGTGCGGCATCGCCAAGCGGCTCGAGGAGGTCTGGCTGCCGGGGGAGGAGTTCCCCGTCATCCTCCCTCGCACATCCGAGTCGCTGTACCTTCTGCAGCGACTTCGCGACGAGGCGCACCGGTTCGCGATCACCCATCAGCGCAGGCGCCGCCGGCGCGACATCCAGAGCGTGCTCGCCGAGGTCCCCGGTCTCGGCGACGCTCGGATCAAGGCGCTCCTGCGTCATTTCGGCTCGGTCTCGGCCCTCAAGAAGGCGACACCCGACGAGATCGCCGAACTGCCGGGCGTCGGGCCGAAGCTCGCGGCCGCGATCCACGCGCACCTCTCCGGTGGGTAG